TAATGTGATGATCAATTTCACTTAAATACATTCGGGGTTCAAAGGGAATAAGCAAAATTTTATGCGCGGCAGTGGTATTTGTTTTTTCCTTTGTATTAATTGTGGTTTGGGCAACCAAATGAATGCTGCAAAGGCAAGTTAATATGGAAGCCCAAATTCTCATCTTTTAATTTCTTAGCCAATCGGTGTTGGCATAAATCATTAATGCCAAAACAATAATCAAACCAACATTATTGGCATAATAAATAAATTTATCACTTACTTTTTTGCGGGTAATCATTTCCCATAGAATAAACATGATATATCCTCCGTCCAACATAGGAATGGGTAAAAAATTCATGAAAGCCAGAGCAAGAGAAAGAAATGCAGTGAAGGTCCAGAATGAATGCCAGTCCCACACCGGAGCCATTTGTTGTACCATGGTATAAAAACCACCCACTTGCTTATGGGCTTCTTTCACTGTAAAAATTACAACTAATTGTTTGGCCTGCATAATTATCATTTCCATGCCATCCTTCACACCTTGTACAAAAGCTCCGGCAAATGAATATTTGGTTTCTACAAATTTGGTGGGTTCGGTTTCTTCGGGTACAAAACCAATAATTCCTTTTTCAGAAACACTGCAAGAAGTTTGAATCGTATCTGTTCCTCGTAGTAAAGTTAATTTCACTTTGGTGGATTTATTTAAATTCAATTGTGTTTTTAATTCGTCATAATATTTAACCGGAATATCATTCACCGCAAGAAACAAATCACCGGGTTTCATGTTGGCATTAGAAGCAAAACTGGTGCTGTCTACTTCCTTTACTTTGGCAATAAATCTTTCGTTTACAAATAAAGATTTTTTTAAACGTTTTAAAATTAAGGCTCTGTGATCATCACTCACGGGAATAGAAAATTTAGTTCCGTCGGCATGTACGCCTTCAATTTTTTCTACTCTGTTCATGATAATTTCAACGGGAATGCGGTGAACAGATTTCACCGGGTTACCATCCAATGAAGTAATATAATCCCCGTTTCTTAATCCCATGGAAATAGCAGTACTATCTACCATTAAGCCGTGACTTAAGTTGGTAATGGGTAAAGTAGTTTTACCCCAAATGAATAACACCATCCAGAAAATTAAAATTCCTACCACAAAATTCACAATAATTCCTCCCATCATCACCAGTAATCTCTGCCAGGCCGGTTTTGATCTTAATTCCCAGGGCTGTGGTTCGCTATTGATAATACTCTTATCCATTTGCTCATCTACCATACCCGCTATTTGAACGTAACCTCCAAAAGGAAACCAACCTATACCATATTCGGTATCACCAATTTTCTTTTTGAAAAGTGGAAAGTTCATCACATTGGCAAAGGGGAATAAAAAGTCGAAGAACAGATAAAATTTATCTACGCGGCACTTGAATTTTTTGGCAAACCAAAAATGTCCGAATTCGTGAAGGGTTACCAAAATGGTTAAACTGAGAAATAATTGAGCTATTTTAATGAACATAAAGAATTTTTTACAAAGTCTGAATACCTGTGAGTTAAGAGTATAAAAATACGCTAAATAAAAGCATTATTAAAGAAAAAAAAGCTAAAATAACCTAATGAACTCAGAGCAAATTACGGGAAATTGCTCTGGCTTCTGTGTCCGTTTGCTGATATTCGCTTAAACCCGGATTTTTTATTAACGCAATTTTTTGCAAGGTTTTATCAATGAGTTCACTCATTTTTAAAAATGAAATTTTATCTTCTAAAAAGGCCTGAACGGCAATTTCATTAGCGGCATTTAATGCGCAAGGCATGTTTCCTCCTGTTTTTAAAGCCTGAAAAGCTAATTGTAAATTAGGAAAAGTTTCTAAATCGGGTTTTTCAAAAGTGAGTGAAGGATAATCGGTAAAATTAAATCGAGGGAAATCATTTTTTATTCGGAATGGATATGCCATCGCATACTGAATCGGTAATTTCATATCAGGCAAACCCATTTGTGCTTTTATACTTCCATCTTCAAATTGCACTAAACTATGAATGATGCTTTGCGGATGAATGATTACTTCTATTTGTTCGGGCTTTAAATTAAATAACCATTTGGCTTCAATTACCTCTAATCCCTTGTTCATTAAACTGGCTGAATCTATCGTCACTTTGGCTCCCATGCTCCAGTTTGGATGCTTTAAGGCTTGTTCTTTTTTGATCTGAGTTAATTCATCTCTTTTTTTGCCTCTGAACGGACCTCCGCTCGCAGTGAGTATAATTTTTTCAATTTTATTTTCCCACTCACCGGCTAAGCATTGAAAAATGGCGGAATGCTCGCTATCTACCGGATAAATATTTACTGCATTTTCCTGCGCTAGCCTAGTTACTAATTCACCGGCCACCACCAAGGTTTCCTTGTTAGCTAAAGCAATATTTTTTTTGTTTTCAATGGCTTTGATGGTACTGGCTAATCCGGCATATCCAACAATACTGGCCAGCACCACGTCAATACTTTCCATTTCCACAATTTGCTCAACGGATTTTTGTCCGGCAAAAACTTTTATATCATACGACTCGAGCGCTTTTTTTACTGTAAGATATTTTTGTTCGTCGGCAATCACCACGGCATTGGGATTTAATTCTATGGCTTGTTGAATGAGTAATTCTGCATTTCCGTTGGCTACCAATACTTCAGCTGTGAAAATATCAGGATTTGCCTTAATCACTTCTATGGCCTGCGTACCAATGCTGCCTGTTGAACCTAAGATTGCAATTTTTTTTGTTGACATGAGATATAAGGGACGAATTTAATTAAAATAAATTCAATCGTTTTAAAAATGTAAACAATTCAAATTCATTTTTTTTAAATCAAGTATAATGTATTGATTCATTAAAGGATTCAAATTAAGAATAAGCTTTAAAGCTTCATTGGCTAATAGCGTACCCAT
This sequence is a window from Sphingobacteriaceae bacterium. Protein-coding genes within it:
- the rseP gene encoding RIP metalloprotease RseP → MFIKIAQLFLSLTILVTLHEFGHFWFAKKFKCRVDKFYLFFDFLFPFANVMNFPLFKKKIGDTEYGIGWFPFGGYVQIAGMVDEQMDKSIINSEPQPWELRSKPAWQRLLVMMGGIIVNFVVGILIFWMVLFIWGKTTLPITNLSHGLMVDSTAISMGLRNGDYITSLDGNPVKSVHRIPVEIIMNRVEKIEGVHADGTKFSIPVSDDHRALILKRLKKSLFVNERFIAKVKEVDSTSFASNANMKPGDLFLAVNDIPVKYYDELKTQLNLNKSTKVKLTLLRGTDTIQTSCSVSEKGIIGFVPEETEPTKFVETKYSFAGAFVQGVKDGMEMIIMQAKQLVVIFTVKEAHKQVGGFYTMVQQMAPVWDWHSFWTFTAFLSLALAFMNFLPIPMLDGGYIMFILWEMITRKKVSDKFIYYANNVGLIIVLALMIYANTDWLRN
- a CDS encoding 1-deoxy-D-xylulose-5-phosphate reductoisomerase, with amino-acid sequence MSTKKIAILGSTGSIGTQAIEVIKANPDIFTAEVLVANGNAELLIQQAIELNPNAVVIADEQKYLTVKKALESYDIKVFAGQKSVEQIVEMESIDVVLASIVGYAGLASTIKAIENKKNIALANKETLVVAGELVTRLAQENAVNIYPVDSEHSAIFQCLAGEWENKIEKIILTASGGPFRGKKRDELTQIKKEQALKHPNWSMGAKVTIDSASLMNKGLEVIEAKWLFNLKPEQIEVIIHPQSIIHSLVQFEDGSIKAQMGLPDMKLPIQYAMAYPFRIKNDFPRFNFTDYPSLTFEKPDLETFPNLQLAFQALKTGGNMPCALNAANEIAVQAFLEDKISFLKMSELIDKTLQKIALIKNPGLSEYQQTDTEARAISRNLL